TTAAAACTTCCCAGATTAATGGGGATGCATATCGctccaaacacacaggaaaaaaaaaaacgtaattttcctcagcattttgttttgttgcttacctgtatttaaaataagatGTGATATTTAAACTGTGAATATATTCAGAAAGCAACTTGAAAATTTTCTCGATATCAGCCAAACCTTCAACAAATCTCTGGCCAACAATAACAGTTACATGAAGGTAACAGTTACAAGGTAGGATTGATGAATATTAAATTCAAGATTAAATACAGCTATGCTGCAGGGAGAAAGAAACATTGAAACAATATGTGcctgacagaaagacaacacaatgagCTATGCACCAATAAAGTACAGTGTTAACCCATCATCATCAGTGACAACTGCATGTAaccaaaacaatgtatttcCATGTACTGTAGACACATGTACATCATAGCTGGCCTTTTCCGTTACATTAGTGCTCCAACACAGGTctctttaaaggagaattcctaTTTAACCCTTgcattgtcttcactttcgggaccctcttgtatcccttgggtcaaattgacctatGACTTCTTTGGGGTTGGgctttacttcataatctattaacagatgttgtctttatctcaatttcaaactattgaggtaacatatatgtttagggaatacAATCAGTCTGTACtagaacacaaaaataaaaatggaagtgtgattcgtttttttatcataaggttataattcatgttaaaaatccactatggaaaaaacataagtggtcaaaTCCAGAATAGTTTTCTGAATTGAGTTaggaatgcatgtatataacataaaataaggtaggccattgattttcaggtagaaaaaatgtatactgtgccatttttcttcttgtaaaagtTTGAAATGGGTCTATTTGAcacaaataccatacaagggttaagccTGTTGGGGGCAGCACCAATTGGTTTAGGTTTTCTCTCTATTGACAAccctccaaatttacaaacaacagagctatgtgttggaatCGACTGGAATTGTCCTTTTAACTGGGCATCAAGGTGAAGGAAGCCGGAATACACAGCGGAATAACCGATGTTCAGCATGGTATTGGACTGCTTCCAACCAGCTATTCCACCCTGTGCTGACTGGCTAAGGGGGTACCTTGGGTTGCACAGCATTCATTGTCAAGAAGTGCTATCTTCTCTTCCTTGCAGGCTTTTTTAAGAAGGCAGACTTACCCACATCACAAGAGCTGTAGCCTCACTGAAGTATTTGTAGTGTTGCCAGGTCTCTCCCACCAAATGACATGACATAAGCAGGTTGTATTGACACTGTGAAGCATGACTCActtctgtatttctctgtagGCTTTCAGATAGTATAATGCAATATCAGTTACCACTGCCAGAATGTCATTCAAGTTCAACTGACTTGTATGAAGTGACTGCAGTACTGCttgtgaaaatgttgaaaaattgcAGCTTTCCATGAAGATGACATCAGTTAGGAAGTATTTTCCCTCACTGCCTGTTGAATtgatatttatctatttatttatttacttttttatttattttcgtTTGCCTATCTTTGCTTCCAATGTTTAACAAAATCTTTCACAATCTCACGCCTTGCAGTGGTAACCTCAAGGGATTTTCCCGCTGTGGATTTAGCTTTGTTCTTGAGATGaatttatgatttaaaatgGTTGCTACATGTGTCTTTGCGCGGGTCCAGTCAATtctatgttgacaaaaaaaatacaggtgTTCAGACTCTAAGTAGTAGGGTATTGTTCATCCAGTTAATTGAGagtttcttaatttttttgccCCCATTGGCTTATCGGGAGGCACCGCTCGCTCcaaatttttttcctttgcaatAAACTCATCGTGAACGTGAGGACAAATGGTTACTAGGCAACATGCTGTGCCATTTGGACACAGTTTATGTAGGGACTTTTCAATGCTTGTTGTCTAGACCTTTCTCCGCTtgttgttttaacccttgtgtggtgttcacaTTTTTATGCCAATGTTCCCTTGTTTGGTGGACCCACcacattattaggcttttaaatcaatacagctaTAACAATGTAGtgaaaatacatatattttatttagctcaattaccaatgatacatcattttattgtttatatttgccatttacccctgtgagatTACATTTATGATCAAataatcctttttgtttttttgtgagaaaacagcaaaattcaataataaaaaaaatagaaacaagatTTTTGACCATTACAGGTGCTTATTTTTAGAACTTAATCAGAAAaggtgaaagtgcttgaaatgtaacaattttgtaAGTTTGTGTGAGAATTGCTggtgcagaaagacaacattcCCGCACACATACAGAcggactgaaacacacacacacacacacacacacacacacacacacacacacacacacacaacaggctcAGTTATGTGGAAGACACGGTTAAGTTTCATAGCACATatgtaggcctgcacaattcagaaaaatatatgaatcacgattttgttttgcttagaattgatatcatgaatctctgccacaatttttttctcacaaactGTAATgattattgcacacatgaactgtgacaaaacaaaaaccaattGGAAGTACCAGACATAGATTttgttttggcacctatagcacattgtgcatcaccTGTAaacagaggcttcaatgaagagaagggagagcattaaaacctattttatacagtctatgtttaaaactcaatgaagaaagtagtagcgtttgtaaTGCAGTTGggtcgtaaaattaaatgagaaccaaagtcataaaaaaaatctaaattatttaaaaataaaatcatgaaaagCGTGAATCAAAATtacgattttataacgattaattgtgAAGGCCTACACCTTTAACTATTACACTCGGGTCTAGTAGACCCAAACACCTCATATGTGGTTATGTGTACCTTTGTGCAGTCattggaaaatgtaattttttttttttaatgttcttcaCCAAAAATGAGTCAAGGCCAGTAAGTTTGaattatttgattgtttttgtcttcatgtacagtatgtttctgtGCAAGGTTCTAATCCTAATGTCCTAAATTGATAACCTTAATTTTTTAATTctcctttatttccttttatctttTCAAGGATTCAAGCAATTAATACAAGCAACACTAATGCTAGCAACAGACTGGAGGGGTTCAAGGCACATGCTGTGTTCCAAGAAATCAACAAGAAGCTCCAGGAGGTGATTACATGACACacaataaatgtactgtatttatatacatatacatgcttttctagtcttaacaactactcaaaggtcttttacatcatacaggaacccttcacacacattcatacaccgtGGCCGAGGCTGACGtactcatcagataaacactcacacacacttacactccgatgcacagcatcacggggcaactcggggttcagtgtcttgcccaaggagacacttcaacatggggcTGTATATATCCTATATATAACAACAGAggtaaaaattgttttaaatatcttacaatcgtggacctggctttcctctaCCGTTGTTGCTGCAGTGGTCTCTCTAAATGttgggccagaggggtctgtctttATGCGAGCTTGCTAtgcaggtgtacctaataaagtggcctgtgtgtgtgtgtgtgtgtgtatatgtgtgtgtgtgtgtgtgtgtNNNNNNNNNNNNNNNNNNNNNNNNNNNNNNNNNNNNNNNNNNNNNNNNNNNNNNNNNNNNNNNNNNNNNNNNNNNNNNNNNNNNNNNNNNNNNNNNNNNNATCACTCAATGGTGGAGGCGCCAAACCATGTATAACCTTATAGATTAGACAGgctgatttaaataatttgaaattagCCAAATTTAAAAGCTTATATTTATCTAAAATTTGGCAATGGTGATATGATAAGGGTTTCTTGTCTAATAGTTTTAGCAGCTGATACAGCTGTGTTATAGTATTGGCCAGTTTTAAGTTTGTAGTGTATTGGGATCTCCACCAAGTGACGGTTGTATAATGGTGTGTGACTCTAAAGTAGGCCTATGAATAAGAATCCTAATTCCTTTCCCCACCAAATAATtgcttatatttatatatgcagGTTTTTGAGCAGGAAAATCTGCTAATGAATTGACTTACAAATTGATGTCACAAACGCACTGGAAAACTGTTGTTAACTTTTCTTGCTACAGCTTACAGTGCACAAAACTGCAAACTCTGACCTCACGCTCGCTAGAAAGGGATAGAGCTGCAGCGTTTAGCTGAGAAAAAGTAGGCATCATGCGGAAGGTGCTAAATTATGCCTAATGCATATACTCCCAGAACGATTGTTTTGTTTCAAGTAGCGTGCATGCGCGCCTCAGCAACCACATGCAGCTCATGGTAATATGTTGAATGGGAAGTAGCCGCAGGAGGACTTCAGGCCACGTGGACAGGCAATAAGGCACAAGGAGGCGGTTGTTGATCTCCGCCAAGTGTTTAACTATATGTGTGTTGTAGTTTATCTGCGGCTAGAGCAGATTAATGCTGAGCACCCGATCATGTGTCTTTAGTAAATATTGACCAATAATTGTCAGCGTTCGATCAATTGGGGCATCCCTTAAATACTTATACATGCAAACAAATACTTACTTTACATACTCATATGTAAACAAACATCTATTTGATTGTTGGATTGAAGATTGGACTATGCAAACGTTTGCTGATAAATCTGAGGTTGGTGGACATGACGGTATATGctgtgtatacagtatttgaCGTATGTTTtcattatgtgtttgtgtttaacacTTAATACAATAGTGCACTATTTTAAGTTAAGGAACGTATGTCGATTTGATACAAAATTAATTAAGCCTATCGGCTCCACCAAATTTcgcagtatggctatgtttacaaaattgTGTTGTCTGGCACGCAGAAGCTCTTGGATATGAAGAGGAAGTACAAATTActagataattacctcttctaaaAAGTCCATATTTGTTTTTAGGTACTGGCACAGTTTAAAAGGATTGTTTTAGCACAGGTATTGGAAAAAACCCAAATGATACCCAACCCTACACCCTGATGATATGTGGCCCCTGGCTAAGTGACTATGCCATAAGCTTGTAAACATAGGTAGTGAAAAGACTTTGTTCTCGTATAATAGAGATAATGTAATGTTTACTGTGTGCAAAATCTCTGTCTACTTTGAACAGGAAggggagcagtttgtgaaaaagATTGGGGGAGTGTTTGCCTTCAAAGTAAAGGACGGCCCAAATGGACAGGAGGCAACTTGGTTTGTGGATGTGAAGAACGGCAAAGGCTGTGTTCACAATGACACAGGTAAGAAAACTATCAGGTATCAGGGCTTTCTCTTATCTCATATGACAGTGGAAAGTTATCGTGAAATGTACTTTTGTTAACTTAAAAAGTGTGGTATGCAAAAGTATCAAGCCTCCCTGATTCACTACTTTGTAGAACAACCTTTTACTGCAATTACAGCTGCAGGTCTTGGGTATGTCTCTACCAGCTTTGCACATGTAGAGAAATGTTTGACCATTCTTCTTTGTAAAATAACTCAAGCTCAGTCAGATTGGATAGAAAGCGTCTTTGAAAAGCAATTTTCAAGTCTTGCCAGATATTCTCAACTGGATTTAGGTCTGGGCTTTGACTGGGCCATTCTAACACAAGAATATATGCTTTGATCTAAAGCATTCCATTGTAGCTCTGGCTGTATGTTTAGGCTTGTCAGGCTGAAGGGTGAACCTCAGCCCCAGTCTCAAGTCTTTTATAGACTCTTACAGGTTTTCTTCTTAGACTGCCCTGTATTTGGCTCCATCCGTCTTCCCTTAGGGTCTGACCAccttccctgtccctgctgagaAAAAGCATCCCCAAAACATGTTTAACAGTGGGGATGGCGTGTTTAAGGTGCAGTGAATTGTATTTAGGCCAGAAAATTCagttttggtctcatctgaccagagcaccttcCTTCACATGTTTGCTGTGTCCCCCACATGGCTTGTAGCAAACTGCAAACAGGACTTCTATGGCTATGATTCAACAATGGCTTTCTTCTCGCCACTCTTCGCTAAAAGCCAAACTTGTAGAGTCCACCTACAGATTCTCCCACCTGAGCAGTGGATCTCTCAGCTCCTCCAGACTTACTGGACTCTTGGCTGTTTCTCTGATCAATGCTCTCCTTGCCTGGCCTGTCAGTTTAAGTGGACGGCAGTGTCTTGGTAGGTTTGCAGTTGTGCCATACTCTTTCCATTTTCAGTGGTGGATTGAACAGTGCTCCATGAGTTGTTCAAAGTTTGGGACTTTTTCAATAACCTAACCCTGCTTTATACTTCCCCACGTTTCCCTGACCTGTCTGGTAACTTCCTTGGGCTTCATGATGCTGTTTGTTCACTAATTTTCACTCTAACAAACCTCTGAGGCCTTCACAGAATCGCTGTATTTATATTGAGATTAGATTACACACACTCTCTACACACACTCTATGTACTAAATAGGTCTAATTAGAATTCGGAAGGCAATTGGTTGCACTGGATTTTATTTAGGGGTTCCAGGGTAAAGGGGGCTGAATACCTTTACATGCcacactttagtt
This sequence is a window from Etheostoma cragini isolate CJK2018 chromosome 9, CSU_Ecrag_1.0, whole genome shotgun sequence. Protein-coding genes within it:
- the scp2b gene encoding sterol carrier protein 2b yields the protein MPEILRPRIQAINTSNTNASNRLEGFKAHAVFQEINKKLQEEGEQFVKKIGGVFAFKVKDGPNGQEATWFVDVKNGKGCVHNDTAKKADCTIAMSDTDLLALMTGKMNPQSAFFQGKLKITGNMGLAMKLQSLQLQPGNAKL